The Vicia villosa cultivar HV-30 ecotype Madison, WI linkage group LG1, Vvil1.0, whole genome shotgun sequence genome includes a region encoding these proteins:
- the LOC131655719 gene encoding uncharacterized protein LOC131655719, with translation MAFKAPIGLTPFQMIYGKSCHLPVELEHKAFWALKLLNFDPKASGEKRKLQLHEMEEMRLQAYESNKIYKEKVKGYHDKKIVEKDLKEGQMVLLYNSRLKLFPGKLKSKWSGPLRIKEVKNYGVVVLENPATKETWTVNGQRLKVYLGGEVDRSAEAVPFVDLKSRGKIGNLGTGVTAA, from the exons ATGGCATTCAAGGCACCGATTGGTCTTACTCCATTCCAAATGATCTATGGGAAAAGTTGTCACTTACCCGTAGAATTGGAGCATAAAGCATTTTGGGCTTTGAAGTTGCTTAATTTTGATCCAAAGGCAAGTGGTGAAAAGAGGAAACTACAATTGCATGAGATGGAAGAAATGAGGTTACAAGCTtatgaatccaacaaaatttacaaagaaaagGTGAAAGGATATCATGACAAGAAGATTGTTGAAAAGGATCTCAAGGAAGGACAAATGGTTTTGTTGTACAATTCAAGGTTGAAATTGTTTCCCGGAAAATTGAAGTCAAAGTGGTCGGGACCGTTGCGAATCAAAGAAGTGAAGAATTATGGAGTGGTGGTGCTTGAGAATCCGGCAACGAAGGAAACTTGGACAGTAAATGGTCAAAGGCTCAAGGTTTACCTTGGTGGTGAAGTTGATCGGAGTGCAGAAGCCGTTCCGTTTGTCGATCT GAAAAGTCGAGGAAAAATCGGGAATTTGGGGACTGGTGTGACTGCTGCATaa
- the LOC131618113 gene encoding protein SIEVE ELEMENT OCCLUSION B-like, whose amino-acid sequence MSFSNSPAAATGTSVQLQHVGGNATTNNSLIQKNATSPHSHHKANNYLPNPFELHDSQILDKVYLSHVTDDEYCDTDIIFELVSTLVLQSNTQIPVTGFKPDFPTLKLISCQMITTRSAAQSVHQTTLWILQNLRSYSWDAKALITLAAFALEYGNYLHLNRVTATDPIGNSLRQLNQVQTRKISTDIPELVNFIVHKLLHLKQWADWSAEGYDPEDVPALTEALQEIPVFVYWTIASLVASTGNIVGVSNYKLSEYRERLSGIVQKLVVHLNNCKEQISYIDDLFNRRKIFDKPKDIVDCLKALIHHNGTDSPQIHEGAIHVKTGLEVFRQKHVLVFISSLDSIEDEISLLNSIYERLQENSKEPIKGFKKEDFKILWIPVVNNWDDIHKERFRALKSGIKWYAVQYFNELPGHRIITDPERIGYIGNPIIPVFNPQGYITNIDAMDLIFQWGIDAFPFRKSDGIDLTLKWKWLWDVIKKATPGLQVKGDRYIFIYGGTNNKWIQDFTIELEKIKRHETLKRADVIIDNYQLGKDDPNRVPSFWIGVERKKQNKKHQEAVDCEIQDIVKSLFCLKRDPQGWIILSKGQNIKLLGHGEPAYQTLAEFQNWKDRVLEKEGFDIAFKEYYEMKAKELSGREPCEVVNVDTYSSNVIATIACPNPMCGRVMEVSSVHYKCCHRDEPNNFGV is encoded by the exons ATGTCCTTTTCTAACTCACCTGCTGCTGCAACTGGCACTTCGGTTCAACTTCAACATGTTGGTGGCAATGCCACTACTAATAACAGTTTGATCCAAAAGAATGCCACTTCTCCACATTCACACCATAAAGCTAATAATTACTTGCCAAATCCATTTGAACTTCATGATAGTCAGATCTTGGACAAAGTCTATCTTTCCCATGTCACTGATGATGAATATTGTGATACTGATATCATTTTCGAACTTGTCTCCACTCTTGTGCTTCAG AGTAATACACAGATTCCTGTGACCGGATTCAAACCAGATTTTCCTACACTCAAGCTCATTTCTTGTCAG ATGATAACTACGCGTAGTGCTGCACAATCCGTTCACCAAACAACACTGTGGATTCTTCAAAACCTGAGATCCTACTCTTGGGATGCAAAAGCACTTATAACTCTAGCTGCATTCGCTTTGGAGTATGGAAACTATTTGCACCTTAATAGGGTCACAGCAACAGACCCAATTGGAAACTCCTTGAGACAACTGAATCAAGTTCAAACTAGAAAAATCTCAACTGATATCCCCGAATTGGTCAATTTCATAGTGCATAAGTTGCTGCACCTAAAACAGTGGGCAGATTGGTCTGCAGAAGGCTATGATCCGGAGGATGTTCCTGCTTTGACAGAAGCCTTGCAAGAGATTCCTGTCTTTGTTTATTGGACAATTGCTTCCCTTGTTGCTTCTACCGGCAATATTGTCGGTGTTTC GAACTATAAATTATCAGAATATAGAGAGAGGCTTTCTGGAATTGTTCAGAAATTGGTTGTGCATTTGAACAATTGCAAGGAGCAAATAA GCTACATAGACGATTTGTTTAACCGCAGGAAGATCTTTGATAAGCCCAAAGATATTGTTGACTGTTTGAAAGCTTTGATCCATCATAATGGAACTGATAGTCCTCAGATCCATGAAGGTGCCATCCATGTTAAAACG GGTCTTGAAGTTTTTAGGCAGAAACATGTATTGGTGTTCATTTCGAGTCTTGATAGCATTGAAGATGAGATTTCACTTTTGAATTCAATCTATGAAAGATTGCAAGAAAACTCAAAAGAACCAATAAAAGGTTTCAAGAAAGAAGACTTCAAGATTTTGTGGATCCCCGTTGTGAACAATTGGGACGATATCCACAAGGAACGTTTCAGAGCATTGAAGAGTGGAATCAAATGGTATGCAGTGCAGTATTTCAATGAGTTACCAGGTCACAGGATAATAACAGATCCAGAAAGAATAGGGTACATTGGTAATCCTATAATCCCAGTGTTCAATCCTCAAGGATACATAACAAACATAGATGCTATGGACTTGATTTTCCAATGGGGGATAGATGCATTCCCATTTAGGAAAAGTGATGGTATTGACCTTACTTTAAAGTGGAAATGGCTTTGGGATGTAATAAAAAAAGCAACTCCTGGACTACAG GTGAAAGGGGACAGATACATCTTTATCTATGGAGGTACCAACAACAAATGGATCCAAGATTTCACAATTGAGCTAGAAAAGATCAAAAGGCACGAGACTCTGAAACGTGCAGACGTTATAATAGATAACTATCAATTGGGCAAAGACGACCCTAACCGTGTTCCTAGTTTCTGGATTGGTGTAGAAAGGAAGAAACAAAACAAGAAGCATCAAGAAGCTGTGGACTGTGAGATTCAAGACATTGTGAAAAGCTTGTTTTGTCTGAAAAGGGATCCACAAGGATGGATTATTCTAAGCAAAGGACAAAACATTAAGCTTCTGGGTCATGGCGAACCGGCTTATCAAACATTGGCTGAGTTTCAGAATTGGAAAGATAGAGTGTTGGAGAAGGAAGGGTTTGATATTGCATTCAAAGAGTATTACGAGATGAAGGCTAAAGAGCTATCTGGTCGTGAACCATGTGAAGTTGTTAACGTTGATACTTACAGCTCAAATGTTATAGCTACTATAGCATGCCCAAATCCTATGTGTGGACGTGTGATGGAGGTTTCATCTGTTCATTACAAGTGCTGCCATCGTGATGAACCAAATAActttggtgtttga